The Enterococcus rotai genome includes a window with the following:
- a CDS encoding YccF domain-containing protein, translating into MNTLKKKRPKKKIIKKRWMRAKRLLEKKKKQQRVRGFVLIILSILFLVSGFYTRYYEMTNLSSSDGNIIVQSYFVTDEVNKNLNNLQNGSNVEDTKKKLMELSSLLASYGSSTPSNSLSKKGQQTLNRYYVQIRDYGTNLYSLTALQLNNQETISKYLDDMTRINQSQKKLFKEFSINEAALKQKK; encoded by the coding sequence ATGAACACATTAAAAAAAAAACGTCCGAAAAAGAAAATTATTAAGAAACGTTGGATGCGAGCAAAACGTTTATTGGAAAAAAAGAAAAAACAACAACGAGTAAGAGGCTTCGTTTTAATAATTCTAAGCATTCTTTTCTTGGTCAGTGGATTTTATACAAGATATTATGAAATGACAAATCTCTCGTCTTCGGATGGAAATATTATTGTACAAAGTTATTTTGTAACAGATGAAGTGAACAAAAATTTAAATAATCTTCAAAATGGATCAAATGTAGAAGATACTAAAAAAAAGCTTATGGAATTAAGCTCATTGCTGGCTTCTTACGGAAGTTCAACACCTTCGAATAGCTTGTCAAAAAAGGGCCAACAAACATTAAATCGCTATTATGTTCAGATCCGTGATTATGGCACAAATTTATATTCACTGACGGCTTTGCAATTGAATAATCAAGAAACGATTTCTAAGTATTTAGATGATATGACTCGTATCAACCAAAGTCAAAAAAAGCTTTTTAAAGAATTTAGTATAAATGAAGCGGCACTAAAACAGAAAAAATAA
- a CDS encoding DUF916 and DUF3324 domain-containing protein encodes MNQMLKNSLFFLLYISFVLLFIPQNTYAQEGDSGIGYSYKIIKPENQIGNAGYFDLRMTPEQKQTVDIELYNMTDQEISVDLSVNSAKTNSNGVIEYGPTKLETDPSLKYDLKNLVKVQEKVTLAPKATQKVPVEITMPKEKYDGTISGGIYLQKSETEAEKKADNSMKGVVNKYAFIVGMLLTESDTKIQPDLTFNKIYAGLTNYRNTFLVNFSNTQATYVEGMTVDAQIFKKGSDDVLYESKKENYRMAPNSAMTFPINLNGEAIAAGEYEGHILVTAGDKKWEWREAFTVTQKDADKYNAEDVSLIQDRGINWQMIALTAGGILLLFLSIYLVTHMVSKRKKNNNKKKKNKKRTE; translated from the coding sequence ATGAATCAAATGCTAAAAAACAGTTTATTTTTTTTATTATACATAAGTTTTGTATTACTCTTTATTCCACAAAATACATACGCTCAAGAAGGAGATTCGGGAATAGGATATAGCTATAAAATTATCAAGCCAGAAAATCAAATAGGCAATGCTGGTTATTTTGATTTACGCATGACGCCAGAACAAAAACAAACGGTTGATATTGAATTATACAATATGACAGATCAAGAAATTTCAGTAGATTTGTCCGTGAATAGCGCTAAAACCAATAGTAATGGTGTGATTGAATATGGACCGACAAAACTTGAAACTGATCCATCTTTGAAGTATGACTTGAAAAATCTTGTGAAAGTACAAGAAAAAGTAACGCTAGCACCAAAAGCTACTCAAAAAGTACCTGTAGAAATTACCATGCCAAAGGAAAAATACGATGGAACGATTTCAGGTGGAATTTATTTACAAAAATCGGAAACTGAGGCAGAAAAAAAAGCAGATAATAGTATGAAAGGTGTAGTAAATAAATATGCTTTTATTGTTGGGATGCTTTTAACTGAATCTGATACAAAAATTCAGCCTGATTTAACATTCAATAAAATTTATGCAGGATTAACCAATTATCGCAATACATTCTTAGTCAATTTCTCTAACACGCAAGCAACTTATGTTGAAGGGATGACGGTTGATGCTCAAATTTTCAAAAAAGGTTCTGATGATGTTCTGTACGAATCTAAAAAAGAAAATTATCGTATGGCTCCAAACTCTGCAATGACGTTTCCAATCAATTTAAATGGAGAAGCAATTGCTGCTGGAGAGTATGAAGGACATATTCTAGTAACTGCTGGTGATAAAAAGTGGGAGTGGCGAGAAGCATTTACCGTCACTCAAAAAGATGCAGACAAATATAATGCAGAAGATGTTTCTTTGATACAAGATAGAGGAATCAATTGGCAAATGATTGCTCTAACTGCAGGCGGCATTCTCCTTCTATTTTTAAGTATATATTTAGTAACACATATGGTATCAAAACGGAAGAAAAACAATAATAAGAAGAAAAAGAACAAAAAAAGAACAGAGTGA
- a CDS encoding WxL domain-containing protein — protein MKLTHKLCSAALLAAVGVSVALPGITKADDTTAKGDMDIQFTRNTEDDTNTSRPTFSDSDIQSGTVTRPLKPAVFGIQDVTPLSFGENAVVTDGNDRVFWAKNYEEKDGIMANNVAIKDVRSTLNHNYTLTAQITKPMTTTVTEGAESVERKLNGATLTYRNIARKTNVAEEIALPESAVASQMEVKESAPATIVNNNGENKDQGQGQTYIHFGKLTATGEEASDKSVKLTVGKEQSIFEGDYKGEVTWVLTAAK, from the coding sequence ATGAAATTGACACACAAATTATGCAGTGCTGCACTATTAGCAGCTGTAGGAGTTTCAGTCGCACTACCAGGAATCACGAAGGCGGATGATACAACAGCTAAAGGGGATATGGACATCCAATTTACGCGTAACACGGAAGATGATACAAACACATCAAGACCAACATTTAGCGATTCAGATATCCAATCGGGTACGGTGACTCGTCCACTTAAACCAGCTGTCTTTGGCATTCAAGATGTAACACCATTAAGCTTTGGTGAAAATGCTGTAGTTACAGATGGAAATGACCGTGTTTTCTGGGCAAAAAACTATGAGGAAAAAGATGGCATAATGGCTAATAACGTAGCGATTAAAGATGTTCGTAGCACATTGAACCACAACTACACTCTGACTGCTCAAATCACAAAACCAATGACAACCACTGTAACAGAGGGCGCTGAAAGCGTAGAACGTAAATTAAATGGTGCAACTTTAACATACAGAAACATCGCTCGTAAAACAAATGTTGCAGAAGAAATTGCTTTACCAGAAAGTGCAGTAGCCTCTCAAATGGAGGTAAAAGAATCAGCTCCAGCTACGATTGTAAATAATAATGGAGAAAATAAAGACCAAGGTCAAGGTCAAACATATATTCACTTTGGTAAATTAACTGCTACAGGTGAAGAAGCATCTGATAAATCTGTGAAATTAACAGTTGGGAAAGAACAATCAATCTTTGAAGGCGACTACAAAGGTGAAGTAACGTGGGTATTGACTGCCGCTAAATAA
- a CDS encoding WxL domain-containing protein produces MKNKFLILILLLLNSAVLDTLIPVTVEATSQAKGEMGISFKGLVDPGYGVLDPENPVKEVEPVGDYGKTTGPLRIDYVPNINFNSNKITLDNVSYAADSVQFKGMIAPRGNFIQVSDYRGKQVGWSLQVRQEMQFTNKEDKKLQLDGATLSLDKASVNTNNGDLGQAPVVSKEVISITNIGETYTLAKAPKGTGGGTWSIILGTEEDKTIDNTSTLKPRVDENGKPIISTESEQAIYLNNAISLLVPGRSKKKPGTYTTVLTWIISELP; encoded by the coding sequence ATGAAAAATAAATTTTTAATTCTTATATTGCTACTGCTCAATAGTGCTGTGTTAGATACCCTGATACCTGTTACTGTCGAAGCGACAAGTCAAGCTAAGGGTGAGATGGGGATTTCATTCAAAGGGCTTGTTGATCCAGGGTATGGGGTATTGGATCCAGAAAATCCAGTTAAAGAAGTAGAGCCTGTGGGTGATTATGGTAAAACAACAGGTCCATTAAGGATTGATTATGTACCGAATATTAATTTTAACAGCAATAAAATTACGTTGGATAATGTCAGCTATGCAGCTGATTCAGTCCAATTTAAAGGGATGATTGCGCCACGTGGGAATTTTATTCAAGTTTCCGATTATCGGGGAAAGCAAGTAGGCTGGAGCTTGCAAGTACGTCAAGAGATGCAATTTACCAATAAGGAAGATAAAAAATTACAACTCGATGGGGCAACCCTATCTTTAGATAAAGCTTCTGTTAATACGAATAATGGGGATTTAGGCCAAGCCCCAGTAGTTTCAAAAGAAGTGATTAGTATCACCAATATAGGCGAGACCTATACCTTGGCAAAAGCGCCTAAGGGCACAGGTGGGGGCACTTGGAGTATTATTCTGGGAACAGAAGAAGACAAAACCATTGATAATACCTCCACGTTAAAACCTCGAGTAGATGAAAATGGTAAGCCCATTATTTCTACTGAAAGTGAGCAAGCCATCTATTTGAATAACGCAATCTCATTACTTGTTCCTGGTAGATCAAAAAAGAAACCAGGAACCTACACAACGGTGTTAACTTGGATTATTTCCGAGCTACCATAA
- a CDS encoding LPXTG cell wall anchor domain-containing protein produces the protein MKKEKSIYFIFAIFLLYFFLGIKVEIAAAVEGAEVPTEGEIVLYDETLPSSEEPKLSSSSSSLSQTTKSSTTPSSQLTKSSASSEMVAKPKGRLPSTGELVKKSALISGVALIGAMLFFYGLNRYRKNKEKE, from the coding sequence ATGAAAAAAGAAAAAAGCATATATTTCATATTTGCGATCTTTTTACTATATTTTTTCTTGGGAATAAAAGTAGAAATTGCTGCAGCAGTTGAAGGAGCAGAAGTGCCAACAGAAGGAGAAATTGTGTTATATGACGAGACTTTACCTAGTAGTGAAGAACCGAAATTATCAAGTTCGTCTAGCAGTCTCTCTCAAACAACTAAATCATCCACGACTCCTAGTAGTCAATTAACAAAATCATCAGCTTCATCAGAAATGGTCGCAAAACCGAAAGGACGACTACCTTCTACAGGTGAGCTAGTAAAGAAGAGTGCCCTCATTAGCGGTGTAGCATTGATTGGAGCGATGTTGTTCTTCTATGGTTTAAATAGGTATCGCAAAAATAAAGAGAAGGAGTAA